Part of the Streptomyces sp. NBC_01460 genome, CGGCCGAGGACACCCATCGCCGTCTCCTCGCCGCCGACGAGGACTACTGCCGGGCCGTGGCGCGGTAGCCCTCCGCGCACCTGCCGGTCCTTCGGGCCGTGGTGCGTACTGCCCCGGCGCCATCGTTCGAGGCGGTCAGCGTGTCCGGCCGGCTGCCTCCAGGGAGTCGAGCCACCGGAGGAGGCGGGCTCCCTCGCGGGTCATGATGTCCGGGTCCCGAAGGGCGTTCGCCAGAAGCGACATGCCCTGGTAGCCGGAGACGAGGGTGACGGCGAGGCCCTCCGGATCGGTCAGCCCCATGGCGCGGAACTGCAGCCCGACCCAGTCGAGCAGCCGCTGGATCACCGCTCCGGCCTCCGCGTCGAGGGTGCCCTCGGCCCGCTTGTCGAGCTCGGCGGCGAGGGTGCCGGTAGGGCAGCCGTGGCGGGCGGCGACGTCACGCCGGCCGACCCAGGCCTCGATCAGGGTCTTCAGGCGTTCGCGCGGGTCGGTCAGCTGGTCCAACGCCCCGGTGAGTTCGTCGAGGTGTGCGCTGTGCTCGGACAACGCGGCCCGGACCAGTTCGTCCTTGGTCTTGAAGTAGTAGTAGACGTTCCCGACGGGAACTCCGGCCGCGCCCGCGATGTCGGCGAGCGTGGTGCGTTCGACGCCCTGCTCGTGGAGGACCTGGGCCGCCGCGGCGGTGAGCCGTAGGCGCTTGTCGGCTGCGCGCGCCGCGGGATTCACTGAGTCAGTCACCTGAATAACTCTAGCCGCCCATGGAGGGCGTGCTACGGTCACGGAACTTAGTTAGTCAACTAACTCATGGGAGACACTCGTGATC contains:
- a CDS encoding TetR/AcrR family transcriptional regulator — protein: MTDSVNPAARAADKRLRLTAAAAQVLHEQGVERTTLADIAGAAGVPVGNVYYYFKTKDELVRAALSEHSAHLDELTGALDQLTDPRERLKTLIEAWVGRRDVAARHGCPTGTLAAELDKRAEGTLDAEAGAVIQRLLDWVGLQFRAMGLTDPEGLAVTLVSGYQGMSLLANALRDPDIMTREGARLLRWLDSLEAAGRTR